The Pseudomonas parafulva genome window below encodes:
- a CDS encoding GNAT family N-acetyltransferase has product MHIRALLPSDLPDASAVCLAALTQAVAPSLSAQGVDTFAKLVTEQALAERMHGDNLLLVCLSDATINGVVELKEGRHVALLFVEPGCQRQGIGQRLMSAALAHARVETVTVNASLPSVPAYRRFGFVQAGEIGEHLGLVYQPMVKSLS; this is encoded by the coding sequence ATGCACATTCGCGCGCTTCTTCCCTCCGACCTGCCCGACGCCAGTGCCGTGTGCCTGGCTGCACTCACCCAGGCCGTCGCCCCTTCGCTGTCGGCGCAAGGCGTGGACACCTTCGCCAAACTGGTGACCGAGCAGGCGCTGGCCGAACGCATGCACGGCGACAACCTGCTGCTGGTGTGCCTCTCGGACGCGACCATCAATGGCGTGGTGGAGCTCAAGGAAGGCCGCCATGTGGCACTGCTGTTCGTCGAGCCAGGCTGCCAGCGTCAAGGCATTGGCCAGCGTTTGATGAGCGCGGCGCTGGCTCACGCGCGCGTTGAGACCGTCACGGTGAATGCCTCACTGCCCTCGGTGCCGGCTTATCGACGTTTCGGCTTCGTGCAGGCCGGGGAGATCGGTGAGCATCTGGGGTTGGTCTATCAGCCTATGGTCAAGTCGTTGTCGTAG